Proteins from a genomic interval of Granulicella sp. L56:
- a CDS encoding NADH-quinone oxidoreductase subunit N, producing MSPNIVALLPEYILTIVGVLIMLAEPLLPPGVSRKPLGWLAILGTLGAGFAGWYQLHLGTITAFSNSIQIDAFSVFFHLLISAIVLVTLLISLDYFEGNASHSGEYFALIVFSAVGMMLMTCATELLVVFVGLEISSIATYIMCGFRKGSAAGAESSIKYFLLGSFATAFFLYGIALAFGATGSTSIAAIAQGLGTTTTPRMAFLALAMILIGLGFKVSAAPFHVWTPDVYQGAPSPIVGFMSTAPKAAAFAVLLRITFSAFGSMEHRWAVLLWILAALSMTVGNLGALLQRDVKRMLAYSSIAHAGYILVAFTALRADGIAAACFYTASYAAMQIGAFAVITQVTGYNEQIRTTDDYTGLGLRRPILAAFLALFLISLIGIPFTGGFFGKFYVFSAAIHANHVWLAVIGLLNSGVACFYYLRLLVALYSRPVTETAQPTEGRSLSIPAGVGLTLAAAATLVLGILPGHFLNLAQRASASTQSAPVPAAARVVISQQ from the coding sequence ATGTCCCCGAATATCGTTGCTCTTCTGCCTGAGTACATCCTCACCATCGTCGGCGTGCTGATCATGCTCGCCGAGCCCTTGCTTCCCCCAGGCGTAAGCCGCAAGCCGCTGGGCTGGCTCGCCATCCTGGGTACGCTGGGCGCCGGCTTTGCTGGTTGGTATCAGCTCCACCTCGGTACCATCACAGCCTTCTCCAACAGCATCCAGATCGACGCCTTCTCCGTCTTCTTCCATCTGCTTATCTCGGCTATCGTTCTGGTCACGCTGCTGATCTCGCTCGACTACTTTGAAGGCAACGCCAGCCACTCCGGCGAGTACTTCGCGCTCATCGTGTTCAGCGCCGTTGGCATGATGCTGATGACCTGCGCGACAGAGCTGCTTGTCGTCTTCGTCGGCCTCGAGATCTCGTCGATCGCGACCTACATCATGTGCGGCTTCCGTAAAGGCAGTGCGGCAGGCGCGGAGTCGTCGATCAAGTACTTCCTGCTCGGCTCCTTTGCCACGGCCTTCTTCCTCTACGGCATCGCGCTGGCCTTCGGCGCCACGGGTTCCACCTCAATCGCTGCAATCGCTCAGGGTCTCGGCACCACGACCACGCCGCGCATGGCCTTCCTTGCCCTTGCCATGATCCTTATCGGTCTTGGCTTCAAGGTCTCCGCCGCGCCCTTCCATGTATGGACGCCTGACGTCTACCAGGGAGCGCCCTCCCCGATCGTCGGCTTTATGTCCACCGCGCCCAAGGCAGCCGCGTTCGCTGTTCTGCTGCGCATTACCTTCTCCGCCTTCGGCTCCATGGAGCATCGTTGGGCCGTCCTGTTGTGGATTCTCGCTGCTCTGTCGATGACCGTCGGCAACCTCGGCGCATTGCTTCAGCGCGACGTCAAGCGCATGCTGGCCTACTCCAGCATCGCCCACGCCGGGTACATCCTCGTCGCCTTCACTGCGCTTCGAGCGGACGGCATCGCCGCAGCCTGCTTCTACACCGCCAGCTACGCCGCCATGCAGATTGGCGCCTTTGCCGTCATCACCCAGGTCACCGGCTACAACGAGCAGATTCGCACCACCGACGACTACACTGGCCTTGGCCTGCGCCGTCCGATCCTGGCTGCGTTCCTTGCCCTGTTCCTGATCTCGCTGATCGGAATTCCCTTTACCGGCGGCTTCTTCGGCAAGTTCTACGTCTTCTCCGCCGCCATCCACGCCAACCACGTATGGCTCGCCGTCATCGGCCTGCTCAACAGCGGCGTCGCCTGCTTCTATTATCTCCGCCTGCTGGTCGCGCTCTACTCCCGTCCTGTCACCGAGACCGCACAACCCACCGAGGGCCGCAGCCTCAGCATTCCGGCTGGTGTGGGATTGACCCTTGCCGCCGCGGCTACCCTGGTGCTCGGAATCCTTCCGGGGCACTTCCTCAATCTCGCCCAGCGCGCCAGCGCCAGCACACAGTCGGCACCGGTTCCCGCAGCAGCACGGGTTGTAATTTCACAGCAGTAG
- a CDS encoding TIGR00282 family metallophosphoesterase yields MNILFVGDVFGSAGRHIVREHLPHVLETNAVDLLVINGENAAGGFGITPSIAEELFDLGAHVITTGNHIWDKKEIFEYMAVPADSHSRNRRIIRPANYAAGTPGFGVYQGELGNGQSYAVLNLQGRVFMSSCDDPFRKADEIISKLTAKVILLDLHAETTSEKVAMGWYLDGRVTAVLGTHTHIPTADERVLPGGTAYQTDVGMSGPYDSVIGVEKELVLSRFLTGMPGKFEAAKGNPKMCAALIACDGATGRAQCIQRIMLGE; encoded by the coding sequence GTGAATATCCTTTTTGTCGGCGACGTCTTCGGCTCGGCCGGCCGCCATATCGTCCGCGAACACCTGCCCCACGTCCTCGAAACCAATGCCGTCGATCTGCTGGTCATCAACGGCGAAAACGCAGCTGGCGGCTTCGGCATCACTCCTTCCATCGCCGAAGAGCTGTTCGACCTCGGCGCTCACGTCATCACTACCGGAAACCATATCTGGGACAAAAAAGAGATCTTCGAGTACATGGCCGTTCCGGCGGACTCGCACTCGCGCAACCGCCGCATCATTCGCCCCGCTAACTACGCTGCGGGAACGCCCGGCTTCGGTGTCTACCAGGGCGAGCTAGGCAATGGGCAGAGCTACGCCGTCCTGAATCTGCAGGGCAGGGTCTTCATGTCCTCCTGCGACGACCCCTTCCGCAAGGCCGACGAAATTATCTCGAAGCTCACCGCCAAGGTGATCCTCCTCGACCTGCACGCCGAGACCACCAGCGAGAAGGTAGCGATGGGCTGGTATCTTGATGGCCGCGTCACGGCTGTCCTTGGAACGCATACCCACATCCCCACCGCCGACGAGCGTGTCCTCCCCGGTGGCACAGCCTATCAAACAGACGTAGGCATGTCCGGCCCCTACGACTCCGTCATCGGAGTCGAAAAAGAGCTTGTCCTTAGCCGCTTCCTTACCGGAATGCCTGGCAAGTTCGAGGCGGCTAAGGGGAATCCGAAGATGTGCGCCGCGCTGATTGCGTGCGACGGAGCTACGGGAAGGGCACAATGCATTCAGCGCATCATGCTCGGTGAATAG
- a CDS encoding Rrf2 family transcriptional regulator, which produces MAQNARFALSLRVLAVLATEPDAMHTSAAIAEALKESAVMVRRTFLLLHKAGLIVQRKGPNGGAKLKVPAKQIGLGDVFDAAAGEWLAVEDKALDGLMKKVRGDAVAAMNEHSLSGVVKRLKKA; this is translated from the coding sequence ATGGCACAGAATGCGCGTTTTGCTTTGAGTCTGCGGGTTTTGGCGGTGCTGGCGACAGAGCCGGATGCGATGCACACCTCGGCGGCGATTGCAGAAGCTCTCAAGGAGAGCGCCGTCATGGTGCGCAGGACATTTCTGCTGCTGCACAAGGCCGGGCTGATCGTGCAGCGCAAGGGGCCGAACGGCGGCGCGAAGCTGAAGGTTCCGGCTAAGCAGATCGGCCTTGGCGATGTGTTTGACGCTGCCGCCGGAGAGTGGCTGGCGGTCGAAGACAAAGCGCTGGACGGCCTGATGAAGAAGGTTCGGGGCGACGCGGTGGCAGCGATGAATGAGCACTCGCTGTCCGGCGTTGTAAAGCGGTTGAAGAAGGCGTAA
- a CDS encoding amino acid--tRNA ligase-related protein, whose protein sequence is MFESEFEKNLYALRRDKLAQIAALGHATYPNSYAATHTIPELRAAYDEQTAEQLEATTPITVSIAGRIMAIRVQGKAGFAQLQQNGQRLQIYVRKDDVGEAAFALYKLLDLGDHVGVQGRLFRTRTNELTVHVTQLTFLAKAMLALPDKYHGLEDTELRYRQRYVDLFMNTGHSPKQAATEPGTKLGAPGLAVADLGEAAKSSVDTTEPETRNVREVFVKRAAILRALRTFFDERGYLEVETPMMHTIAGGAAAKPFRTHHNALDLDLSLRIAPELYLKRLVVGGLDRVYEINRNFRNEGISTQHNPEFTMLEFYQAYANYHDLMRLTEELIVFVAQEVNGHTLTNFNGVEIDLSKWTKLSMREAIIKFWPEGFGNPPRYEDFMSEDRFAKFLEGAVLHLKSEYPQISIPTAEVTGVDVERHRYRRSLLVIFNGHRTLLSSDRTETSNTFFRAMGLPEISGPVTSKPEPVGKAIASVFEAVAETHLIQPTIIYDFPLAVSPLSKQKPDEPDWVERFEFYIGGFEVGNAFSELNDPDDQRRRFEQQLLEKERGDDEAHEMDEDYVRALGYGLPPTGGEGIGIDRLTMILTGSKSIRDVILFPLLRPQVKKQQPAVDQPHGESAEQRYVLPDESDTCR, encoded by the coding sequence GTGTTCGAGTCCGAGTTCGAAAAAAACCTCTACGCCCTCCGTCGCGATAAGCTCGCGCAGATCGCCGCTCTCGGCCACGCCACCTACCCAAACTCCTATGCCGCCACCCATACCATTCCCGAGTTGCGCGCCGCCTACGACGAGCAGACCGCCGAGCAGCTCGAAGCAACCACACCGATCACGGTCAGCATCGCAGGCCGCATCATGGCCATCCGCGTCCAGGGCAAGGCGGGCTTTGCCCAGCTCCAGCAGAACGGCCAGCGCCTCCAGATCTACGTCCGGAAGGACGACGTTGGTGAAGCTGCCTTCGCCCTCTACAAGCTGCTCGACCTCGGCGACCACGTCGGCGTCCAGGGCCGCCTCTTCCGCACCCGCACCAACGAGCTGACAGTCCACGTCACCCAGCTCACCTTCCTCGCCAAGGCCATGCTCGCCCTGCCCGACAAGTACCACGGCCTCGAAGACACCGAGCTACGCTACCGCCAGCGCTACGTCGACCTCTTCATGAACACGGGCCACAGCCCCAAGCAAGCCGCCACAGAACCGGGTACGAAACTGGGTGCCCCAGGTCTGGCCGTTGCAGACCTGGGTGAAGCGGCAAAATCTTCGGTAGACACCACCGAACCCGAGACCCGCAACGTCCGCGAGGTCTTCGTCAAGCGCGCCGCCATCCTCCGCGCCCTGCGCACCTTCTTCGACGAGCGCGGCTACCTCGAAGTCGAAACCCCGATGATGCACACCATCGCCGGAGGAGCTGCAGCCAAGCCCTTCCGCACCCATCACAACGCGCTCGACCTTGACCTCTCCCTGCGCATCGCACCAGAGCTGTATCTGAAGCGGCTCGTCGTCGGCGGCCTCGACCGCGTCTACGAGATCAACCGCAACTTCCGCAACGAGGGCATCAGCACCCAGCACAACCCCGAGTTCACTATGCTGGAGTTCTACCAGGCCTACGCCAACTACCACGACCTCATGCGCCTGACCGAAGAACTCATCGTCTTCGTAGCGCAAGAGGTAAACGGCCACACCCTCACCAACTTCAATGGCGTAGAGATCGACCTCAGCAAGTGGACAAAACTCTCCATGCGCGAAGCCATCATCAAGTTCTGGCCAGAAGGCTTTGGAAATCCACCTCGTTACGAAGATTTCATGTCAGAGGATCGATTCGCGAAGTTCCTCGAAGGTGCAGTCCTGCACCTGAAATCGGAGTACCCGCAGATCAGCATTCCTACGGCAGAGGTGACCGGTGTCGACGTTGAACGCCATCGATACAGAAGAAGTTTGTTGGTTATATTCAACGGCCACAGAACGTTGCTGTCGTCGGATCGAACTGAAACGTCTAACACGTTCTTTCGAGCGATGGGCTTACCAGAGATAAGTGGTCCTGTAACATCCAAACCCGAACCTGTTGGTAAGGCTATTGCGAGTGTGTTCGAAGCAGTAGCCGAAACCCACCTCATTCAGCCCACCATCATCTACGACTTCCCGCTAGCCGTCTCGCCCCTCTCCAAGCAGAAGCCCGACGAGCCCGACTGGGTCGAGCGCTTCGAGTTCTACATCGGCGGCTTCGAAGTCGGCAACGCCTTCAGCGAATTGAACGACCCCGACGACCAGCGCCGTCGCTTCGAGCAACAGCTTCTCGAAAAAGAACGCGGCGACGACGAAGCCCACGAGATGGACGAGGACTACGTCCGCGCTCTAGGCTACGGCCTGCCCCCCACCGGAGGCGAAGGCATCGGCATCGACCGCCTCACCATGATCCTCACCGGCTCAAAATCCATTCGCGATGTCATCCTGTTTCCGCTGCTTCGCCCGCAGGTCAAAAAGCAGCAGCCAGCCGTCGACCAGCCCCACGGAGAATCCGCCGAACAGCGCTATGTCCTTCCGGACGAGAGCGATACCTGCCGATAA
- a CDS encoding lysozyme inhibitor LprI family protein: MMLRSTSLLQPLVPVAFLFLFVPQGFALPINCAKAATPNEKTICSDPTLIQADARMDTLYNISLHFVAMGTRGDLQEQQPIWVRQREACGTNKTCIRAAYKKRTAVFEAIIKRVATFGPF; this comes from the coding sequence ATGATGCTCCGCTCGACCTCCTTGTTGCAACCTTTAGTGCCTGTTGCTTTCCTGTTTTTGTTCGTTCCACAGGGATTTGCCCTGCCCATCAATTGTGCCAAAGCTGCTACCCCAAACGAAAAGACCATCTGCTCCGACCCCACGCTCATCCAGGCCGACGCACGCATGGACACGCTTTACAACATCTCACTTCACTTCGTCGCCATGGGCACCCGCGGCGACCTGCAGGAGCAGCAGCCTATCTGGGTACGCCAGCGTGAAGCCTGCGGCACAAACAAAACCTGCATACGCGCCGCATACAAAAAGCGCACCGCCGTCTTCGAGGCCATCATTAAACGCGTCGCAACCTTCGGCCCTTTTTGA
- a CDS encoding AtpZ/AtpI family protein, which produces MADDGAQNGKGGGAKGPLGDLVKAESMIQLAIALPAGCLIGWLIGAWLDKHFHQDWISIAGIVLGAVAGFVQIFTTASRFLKNSK; this is translated from the coding sequence ATGGCGGATGACGGAGCACAAAACGGCAAAGGCGGCGGCGCCAAGGGCCCCCTCGGCGACCTGGTAAAGGCCGAATCGATGATTCAGCTGGCGATTGCGCTGCCGGCTGGGTGCCTGATCGGCTGGCTGATTGGCGCGTGGCTGGATAAGCACTTTCACCAGGACTGGATCTCGATTGCCGGGATTGTGTTGGGCGCGGTGGCAGGGTTTGTGCAGATTTTTACGACCGCTTCGCGCTTTTTGAAGAACAGCAAATAG
- the atpB gene encoding F0F1 ATP synthase subunit A, with protein sequence MPTQLLITRTLNAHFAGPVDSLLHALHIQPQYPAKPITNEFAMELLVFAVLLAYFIVVRLTLNVEKPASLQHLAEMTHEFVSEQGDQIIGHGSERFTGYLTVLLLFILLCNLLGLIPGLESPTANVVVPLGFALVTFVYYHYHGVRAHGFSYVKQFLGPVWWLYPLLLPIEIISHFARILSLTVRLYANMFAGDLLTIAFFSLVPIGVPLVFLGLHLGVAVVQAYVFFLLAAIYLSLAVAQDH encoded by the coding sequence ATGCCAACACAATTACTGATTACCAGAACTCTCAACGCGCACTTTGCCGGCCCGGTCGATTCGCTGCTTCATGCATTGCATATCCAGCCGCAGTATCCCGCCAAGCCGATTACGAACGAGTTTGCGATGGAGCTGCTGGTCTTCGCGGTGCTGCTGGCCTACTTCATCGTAGTGCGGCTGACGCTCAACGTCGAGAAGCCCGCGTCGCTGCAACACCTTGCCGAGATGACGCATGAGTTCGTGTCGGAGCAGGGCGACCAGATCATTGGACACGGATCGGAGCGGTTTACCGGCTACCTGACGGTGCTGCTGCTGTTCATCCTGCTATGCAACCTGCTGGGCCTGATTCCGGGGTTGGAGTCGCCTACGGCGAACGTCGTGGTGCCGCTGGGATTTGCGCTGGTCACGTTTGTCTACTACCACTACCACGGTGTGCGGGCGCATGGCTTTTCGTACGTCAAGCAGTTTCTGGGGCCAGTGTGGTGGCTGTATCCGCTGCTGCTGCCGATTGAGATCATCTCGCACTTTGCGCGCATTCTTTCCCTGACTGTCCGTCTGTACGCCAATATGTTTGCCGGTGACTTGCTCACTATCGCGTTCTTTTCGCTGGTGCCTATCGGCGTTCCGCTGGTGTTTCTGGGCCTGCACCTTGGCGTGGCCGTGGTTCAGGCTTACGTGTTCTTCCTGCTTGCGGCGATCTATCTTTCGCTGGCGGTTGCACAGGACCATTAG
- a CDS encoding ATP synthase F0 subunit C yields the protein MQKLQYLFMSLAALLLATPAFAADAAVNGGSPAGQWVPLAAGLGMALAAGLCGLGQGKATASATEALARNPGARPGIFIFLILGLAFIESLALFTFVIIFLKVHA from the coding sequence ATGCAGAAGTTGCAATATCTGTTTATGTCATTGGCCGCGTTGCTGCTTGCAACACCGGCTTTTGCTGCTGATGCGGCGGTTAATGGCGGTTCGCCTGCTGGACAGTGGGTTCCGCTGGCTGCCGGTCTGGGCATGGCCCTTGCCGCTGGTCTTTGCGGTCTCGGTCAGGGTAAGGCGACGGCCTCGGCAACCGAGGCTCTGGCGCGCAACCCGGGTGCTCGCCCTGGAATCTTTATCTTCCTAATTCTTGGCCTGGCGTTCATCGAGTCGCTCGCGTTGTTCACCTTCGTCATCATCTTCCTCAAGGTCCACGCTTAA